A region of Moorena producens PAL-8-15-08-1 DNA encodes the following proteins:
- a CDS encoding S8 family peptidase, giving the protein MPDLSTIPGFTELQSRTTGDSRLLIAVLDGSVDLDRACFQGAKLSRITPFWSEELEIDPDLIKIFRDIDQLDDFDDDTKQDKLKAAIPDDRIRHRIFCNFHATHISSTIFGQPGSPVEGIAPGCRGINIPIARDGENFINPLNLVHAFNQALELGANIIHCAACHPTQSGVAHELLEKAVRQAQENNVLVVAPGGNDKGECWCIPAVLPGVLTVGAYKDNDQPAKFSNFGGQYNQQGVLAPGENILGAQPGTDEAVRKKGTSCAAPVITGISALLMSLQLQQGAAPDAEAIRAAITNSAIPCDPEEVEEPERCLLGKVNIAGAFELITGQELAAKGEESEITSQGSEDKSTIVFISSKEGNREQGIGNREQGIGNGEQGIGNKGNREQGIGNRVEELTVTVSESEGNREQEIGNTGTENQLTLYSDGVSANTITANNSTADNITANTTAANNIVPSASSNLVYVMGTVGYDFGTEARRDSFKQLMPPVEVNGVMVPPNPYDARQMGDYLGENLYEAKSLIWTLNLELTPIYALEPVGAFADDTYATLQDMLASEALPEHDEEYIERVSMAGRLSRKTVKLFSGQELPVLKLYSPRGMYGWTINTLVDNAIEAVRQEQENADEAAIRKSLTAFLHRVYYDLRNLGQADRDRAINYAAINAFQAAESISEAVAIGMELHSIEVEKSPFCRYDSNCWDVKLKFFDPDNGRRAKKIYRFTIDVIDLVPVTLGHVRSWSVPK; this is encoded by the coding sequence ATGCCCGACCTCTCCACCATCCCCGGCTTCACCGAACTCCAATCCCGCACCACCGGTGATTCTCGCCTTCTGATCGCAGTATTAGATGGTTCAGTAGACTTAGACCGAGCCTGTTTCCAGGGGGCAAAGCTGAGTCGAATAACCCCCTTTTGGTCAGAAGAACTTGAAATTGACCCCGATCTGATCAAAATCTTCCGAGACATTGATCAGTTAGATGACTTTGACGACGACACCAAACAAGATAAGCTCAAAGCCGCTATTCCTGACGACCGGATTCGTCATCGGATTTTCTGCAATTTCCATGCCACCCATATTTCCAGTACTATTTTTGGACAACCAGGCTCTCCCGTTGAAGGCATTGCCCCCGGTTGCCGAGGCATTAATATTCCCATTGCTCGGGATGGGGAGAACTTCATCAACCCCCTGAACCTAGTTCATGCCTTTAATCAAGCTTTGGAACTGGGAGCGAATATTATTCACTGCGCCGCCTGTCACCCAACCCAATCTGGTGTCGCCCATGAACTTTTAGAAAAAGCAGTGCGTCAAGCCCAGGAGAATAACGTTCTGGTGGTTGCTCCTGGTGGTAATGATAAAGGGGAATGTTGGTGTATTCCGGCAGTTTTGCCAGGAGTACTCACCGTTGGAGCCTACAAAGATAATGACCAACCGGCCAAGTTCAGTAACTTCGGTGGCCAGTATAATCAACAAGGGGTGCTGGCTCCGGGAGAAAATATTCTGGGGGCACAACCGGGAACCGATGAAGCAGTGCGGAAAAAAGGAACCAGTTGTGCGGCTCCAGTAATTACGGGAATTTCTGCCTTGTTAATGAGTTTGCAATTACAACAAGGGGCAGCTCCCGATGCGGAAGCGATTCGTGCAGCTATTACCAATAGTGCCATTCCCTGCGACCCAGAAGAAGTAGAAGAACCGGAACGCTGTTTGCTGGGCAAGGTTAATATTGCTGGTGCCTTTGAGTTAATTACCGGACAAGAATTAGCAGCCAAAGGTGAAGAGTCAGAGATTACCAGTCAAGGCTCAGAGGATAAAAGTACGATTGTTTTTATATCGTCTAAGGAAGGGAACAGGGAACAGGGAATAGGGAACAGGGAACAGGGAATAGGGAATGGGGAACAGGGAATAGGGAATAAAGGGAACAGGGAACAGGGAATAGGGAATAGGGTCGAAGAATTAACGGTAACAGTATCAGAAAGTGAAGGGAATAGGGAACAGGAAATAGGGAATACAGGAACAGAAAATCAATTAACCTTATATTCTGATGGGGTTAGCGCTAATACTATCACTGCTAATAATAGCACTGCTGATAATATCACTGCTAATACTACAGCAGCGAATAATATTGTGCCGAGTGCTAGCTCAAACCTGGTCTATGTGATGGGAACGGTGGGGTATGATTTCGGCACGGAAGCAAGGCGGGATTCCTTTAAGCAGTTAATGCCACCGGTAGAGGTCAACGGGGTAATGGTTCCCCCCAACCCCTACGATGCCAGGCAAATGGGAGATTATCTGGGTGAGAATCTCTATGAAGCCAAGTCTTTAATTTGGACCTTGAACCTAGAACTGACGCCCATTTATGCCCTGGAACCGGTGGGGGCATTTGCGGATGATACGTACGCCACCTTGCAAGATATGCTGGCTAGTGAGGCATTGCCAGAACACGATGAGGAGTATATAGAACGGGTGAGTATGGCGGGACGCTTGAGCCGGAAAACCGTCAAACTCTTCTCTGGACAAGAGCTGCCGGTGTTGAAGCTTTATAGTCCCCGGGGCATGTACGGCTGGACAATCAACACCTTAGTGGATAATGCCATCGAAGCGGTTCGTCAGGAACAGGAAAATGCTGATGAAGCCGCAATCCGGAAGTCTTTGACCGCATTTCTACATCGGGTCTATTATGACCTACGGAACTTAGGACAAGCTGACCGCGATCGCGCTATCAACTATGCCGCAATTAATGCCTTTCAAGCCGCCGAAAGTATTTCCGAAGCGGTAGCTATAGGCATGGAACTCCATAGTATTGAAGTAGAGAAGAGTCCCTTCTGTCGTTACGATAGCAACTGTTGGGATGTAAAACTGAAGTTCTTTGACCCAGATAATGGTCGCAGAGCCAAGAAAATCTATCGCTTCACCATTGATGTGATTGATCTAGTTCCCGTTACCTTAGGTCACGTGCGTTCTTGGTCGGTACCGAAGTAG
- a CDS encoding transposase: MPILLRFMARLPRNFKDGYCYHITTRCNNREFKLSKRVCREVFLYAIKKALLKYDFKLYGLCIMSNHVHYLIEPVCGADLSKIMHFLNWYTAM; encoded by the coding sequence ATGCCCATTCTACTGAGATTTATGGCAAGACTCCCTCGCAATTTCAAAGATGGCTATTGTTATCACATTACCACCCGTTGCAACAATCGTGAGTTTAAATTATCTAAACGAGTATGCCGAGAGGTCTTTCTATATGCGATTAAAAAGGCGTTGCTGAAATATGACTTTAAACTCTATGGGTTGTGCATCATGTCCAATCATGTGCATTATCTGATTGAACCGGTCTGTGGTGCTGATTTATCCAAAATTATGCACTTCCTAAACTGGTACACTGCCATGTGA
- a CDS encoding cyanobactin class RiPP, protein MGKKKLLPGQKSPIVRSTTAKPIPGLEETALTEGMGSMGSITPSACPVIFCVPFAGDGEE, encoded by the coding sequence ATGGGAAAGAAAAAATTACTCCCAGGCCAAAAATCTCCCATCGTACGTTCCACCACCGCTAAGCCCATCCCCGGCTTGGAAGAAACAGCCCTGACGGAGGGCATGGGGTCAATGGGGTCAATCACACCATCAGCGTGTCCGGTGATCTTTTGTGTGCCTTTTGCGGGGGACGGGGAGGAGTAA
- a CDS encoding cyanobactin class RiPP → MGKKKLLPGQKSPIVRSTTAKPIPGLEETALTEGYYGSNGLGVSPSSCACEVGYCIPFAGDDAE, encoded by the coding sequence ATGGGAAAGAAGAAGTTACTGCCTGGCCAAAAATCTCCCATCGTACGTTCCACCACAGCTAAGCCCATCCCCGGCTTGGAAGAAACAGCCCTGACGGAGGGCTATTATGGCAGTAATGGGTTGGGGGTCAGCCCTTCGTCGTGTGCGTGTGAGGTGGGTTATTGTATTCCTTTCGCAGGGGACGATGCTGAGTAA
- a CDS encoding cyanobactin class RiPP produces the protein MGKKKLLPGQKSPILRSTTAKPIPGLTETELTTGWDGQAQGLQPAQQCQTLHSYACPPFAGDDGE, from the coding sequence ATGGGCAAAAAGAAATTACTCCCTGGCCAAAAATCTCCCATCCTACGTTCCACAACGGCTAAGCCCATCCCCGGCTTGACCGAAACCGAGCTGACCACTGGATGGGACGGGCAAGCCCAGGGGCTGCAACCCGCCCAACAGTGTCAAACACTGCATAGTTATGCCTGCCCTCCTTTTGCCGGAGACGATGGGGAGTAA
- a CDS encoding Uma2 family endonuclease → MTISTPPLTIPPLENGDTLTRFEFEQRYAAMPEIKKAELIERCVYMTPAVHAKAHGKPHAHIMGWLVSYEAVTTGVEVLDNPTVRLDADNEVQPDALLRIEENGQSTISNDDYVEGAPELIVEIAASSASYDLHQKLNVYRRNQVQEYIVWRVYDQELDWFCLQEGKYIALQPDQAGIITSTIFPGLWLAKSALLSGDLGTVLAVLQQGVGSRE, encoded by the coding sequence ATGACTATTTCTACCCCTCCCTTAACCATACCCCCCCTAGAAAACGGTGACACACTCACCCGTTTTGAATTTGAGCAGCGGTACGCCGCCATGCCCGAGATCAAAAAAGCTGAATTAATAGAAAGATGTGTTTATATGACTCCTGCTGTTCATGCTAAAGCTCACGGTAAACCCCACGCTCACATTATGGGATGGCTCGTTTCCTACGAAGCGGTCACTACTGGTGTAGAAGTTTTGGATAATCCTACCGTGCGTCTAGATGCTGACAACGAAGTGCAACCGGATGCTCTGCTTCGCATCGAGGAAAATGGACAATCTACGATCAGCAACGACGACTATGTGGAGGGCGCACCGGAACTGATTGTTGAAATTGCCGCTAGTAGCGCGTCGTATGATCTACACCAAAAGTTAAATGTCTATCGCCGTAATCAGGTGCAGGAGTATATAGTCTGGCGAGTGTATGACCAAGAATTGGATTGGTTCTGTCTACAAGAGGGGAAATATATTGCTTTGCAACCTGATCAAGCAGGAATTATCACCTCAACAATTTTCCCTGGTTTGTGGCTAGCCAAATCCGCCTTATTATCCGGAGATCTAGGGACTGTATTAGCAGTTTTACAACAGGGAGTAGGGAGTAGGGAGTAG
- a CDS encoding XisI protein yields MIILFPIPDSRFPIPDSLFPVPYSLFPSKMAINNYSEIIQTVIREQAELHQSGYLPIETILDIERHHYLLLQVGWIKDHWVYGSILHLDIIDCKIYIQQNNTEQVIAQRLVELGVPKTDIVIGFHSPFKRQFTDYAVG; encoded by the coding sequence GTGATAATTTTGTTCCCGATTCCCGATTCCCGATTCCCGATTCCCGATTCCCTGTTCCCTGTTCCCTATTCCCTATTCCCTTCTAAAATGGCAATAAACAACTACAGTGAAATCATCCAAACCGTTATTCGTGAGCAAGCCGAGCTACACCAGTCGGGTTATCTTCCTATAGAGACAATTCTAGATATCGAACGCCATCACTACCTGTTGCTACAAGTGGGTTGGATCAAAGACCATTGGGTTTATGGGTCTATCCTTCACCTGGATATTATTGATTGCAAAATATACATCCAACAGAATAATACAGAACAAGTAATCGCTCAACGTTTAGTAGAATTGGGAGTGCCTAAAACAGATATTGTGATTGGCTTCCATTCTCCTTTTAAACGACAATTTACTGATTATGCAGTTGGCTAG
- a CDS encoding helix-turn-helix domain-containing protein gives MNKCVGTTEAASLLGISSRRLRQLLEKGRVRGAYKSGKFWIIPLFNHLPQITKGTRGPKGKWHTSRPPALAKINVNRNHIGSNMHKSREERKPVISVKRKGTNLYGNEVEILGPCKIVYNPDHPLDCGARLWIETFSDIHFIGGSFPATS, from the coding sequence ATGAACAAGTGTGTTGGTACTACTGAAGCCGCATCTCTGTTAGGAATTTCGTCTCGGCGATTGCGCCAACTCCTAGAGAAGGGTAGGGTCAGGGGTGCTTATAAAAGTGGGAAATTCTGGATTATTCCTCTGTTCAACCATTTGCCACAAATTACCAAAGGAACCCGTGGACCGAAGGGCAAATGGCACACCAGTCGTCCCCCGGCTTTAGCTAAGATTAATGTCAACCGCAATCACATTGGCTCGAATATGCACAAAAGCCGGGAAGAGCGGAAGCCAGTGATTTCAGTAAAACGAAAGGGCACCAATCTCTACGGCAACGAAGTCGAAATCCTCGGTCCTTGTAAGATTGTCTATAATCCCGATCATCCCCTCGATTGTGGCGCTCGTCTGTGGATCGAAACCTTCAGTGATATTCACTTTATTGGTGGCAGTTTCCCGGCTACTAGCTGA
- a CDS encoding TOMM precursor leader peptide-binding protein — MEPLLQIRPHYRVEIIQPNHVYLLAENATHALTGEFYCHLMPLLDGQYTYEEICERLTEHADRDQVAYVIENLYDKGYIAAKVPELSEAAAAFWSLLGVEPQTAYDCLRQVVVYVTAVGNVSTQPLTDKLTTVGIQTQPWTGKPPVTDLPTLLVVLTDDYLQPELAEINQVALDTNQPWLLAKPMGGLLWFGPIFEPGITGCWQCLAHRLRGNREVEASVLKQKQKTGSVGEVGNREQGTAMQRGLGGFPHERLHQDGNRGAHKQAPLTPQSWGEQAQQASQLKGESVEFGQVNGCLPTSNAFLSSTLETGLNLVTTEVAKWIVQLGVEESANLATLVGKVITFNQTNLSTETHQLSHRPQCAACGNPQLLSDRAHQPVSLVNRKKQYTTDGGHRAFTPDQTLKRYQHLVSPITGVVSALIRSSDPDSALLHTYHAIHSYGAATNNLNRLRRLLGHKSAGKGKTDRQAKASGFCEAVERYSSIYHGDEPRIVSTLGELGDTAIAPEQVMQFSEYQYAHRETLNQARVDHNWVPQRFDSSQAIEWTPVWSLVTQTHSYLPTAFCYYNYPPSKDHHFCSADSNGNAAGNTLEEAILQGFMELVERDSVAIWWYNCLQCPGVDLASFDDPYLVELQQLYRDRKRDLWVLDITSDLGIPAFAAISARTDQEQEGIIAGFGAHLDPRIAILRAVTEMNQLGFYVDEVEPSETGAWEEWNNHNLNRKDHPYMVPNTDIPLKLYSDYGQQWSDDIYEDVMTCVNIAQSAGMETLVLDQTRPDIGLNVVKVIVPGMRHFWARFAPGRLYDVPVNLGLLAEPLREDQLNPIPMIL, encoded by the coding sequence ATGGAACCACTCTTACAAATCCGTCCCCATTATCGCGTTGAAATTATTCAACCCAATCATGTTTATCTATTGGCAGAAAACGCCACCCACGCTTTAACGGGGGAATTTTACTGTCATTTGATGCCGCTGCTGGATGGTCAGTATACCTACGAGGAAATTTGTGAACGACTGACAGAGCACGCTGACCGAGACCAGGTGGCTTATGTGATTGAAAATTTGTATGACAAAGGGTACATCGCTGCAAAGGTGCCTGAATTGTCAGAAGCTGCTGCTGCTTTCTGGAGTTTGCTGGGAGTAGAACCCCAAACTGCTTATGATTGTTTGCGGCAAGTAGTAGTTTATGTCACTGCTGTCGGCAATGTTTCAACTCAACCCTTGACCGATAAACTCACAACCGTTGGTATTCAAACCCAACCCTGGACAGGTAAACCCCCAGTAACAGATTTACCGACCCTGTTAGTAGTGCTTACCGATGACTATCTACAACCGGAACTAGCTGAGATTAATCAAGTTGCCCTAGATACTAACCAACCCTGGCTGTTGGCGAAACCAATGGGAGGACTGTTGTGGTTTGGTCCGATCTTTGAACCAGGCATAACTGGCTGTTGGCAATGTTTGGCTCATCGTCTGCGGGGCAACCGGGAGGTAGAAGCGTCGGTGCTGAAGCAGAAACAAAAGACGGGAAGTGTTGGAGAAGTAGGGAACAGGGAACAGGGAACAGCGATGCAGCGCGGTCTTGGGGGTTTCCCCCATGAGCGACTGCATCAAGACGGGAACAGGGGCGCGCATAAACAAGCCCCCCTAACCCCCCAATCCTGGGGGGAACAAGCCCAGCAAGCAAGCCAACTTAAGGGAGAAAGTGTTGAGTTTGGTCAGGTGAACGGGTGTTTGCCTACTTCCAACGCTTTCCTCAGTTCTACCTTAGAGACTGGCCTGAATTTAGTTACCACGGAAGTAGCGAAATGGATTGTGCAACTGGGGGTAGAGGAAAGCGCTAACTTGGCCACGTTGGTGGGGAAAGTGATTACCTTCAATCAAACTAACCTTAGCACTGAAACCCATCAGCTCTCCCATCGTCCCCAATGTGCTGCTTGTGGGAATCCGCAACTTTTAAGCGATCGCGCTCATCAACCGGTTAGCTTAGTCAATCGTAAAAAGCAATACACTACCGATGGCGGCCATCGTGCCTTTACTCCCGATCAAACCCTAAAACGCTACCAACACCTGGTTAGTCCCATCACCGGAGTTGTCAGTGCCTTAATCCGTTCCTCTGACCCAGACAGTGCCCTGCTCCATACCTATCATGCTATTCATAGTTACGGTGCTGCCACCAATAATTTGAACCGTTTGCGTCGTCTGTTGGGTCATAAAAGTGCTGGCAAAGGGAAAACTGACCGTCAAGCCAAAGCCAGTGGGTTCTGTGAAGCGGTAGAACGCTATTCCAGTATCTATCATGGGGATGAACCCCGGATTGTTTCTACCTTAGGGGAGTTGGGAGATACTGCTATTGCTCCCGAACAGGTGATGCAGTTTAGTGAGTATCAGTACGCTCACCGAGAAACCTTGAACCAAGCCCGAGTCGATCACAATTGGGTGCCCCAACGGTTTGATAGCAGCCAAGCGATTGAATGGACACCAGTTTGGTCTTTAGTGACACAAACCCATAGCTATCTGCCCACTGCCTTCTGCTATTACAACTATCCCCCATCAAAGGATCATCACTTCTGTTCTGCTGACTCCAATGGCAATGCTGCTGGCAATACCTTGGAAGAAGCGATTTTGCAGGGGTTTATGGAATTGGTGGAACGGGATAGCGTGGCGATTTGGTGGTACAACTGCCTGCAATGTCCGGGAGTGGATTTAGCCAGCTTTGATGACCCCTATCTCGTAGAGTTACAACAACTATACCGCGATCGCAAACGTGACTTGTGGGTGCTGGATATTACCAGTGATTTAGGCATTCCCGCCTTTGCTGCCATCTCAGCCCGCACCGATCAGGAACAAGAAGGGATTATTGCCGGGTTTGGTGCCCATCTCGATCCGAGGATTGCTATTTTACGGGCAGTCACAGAAATGAACCAACTGGGATTTTATGTGGATGAGGTGGAACCCAGTGAAACCGGTGCTTGGGAAGAATGGAATAACCATAATCTAAACCGCAAAGACCATCCCTACATGGTTCCCAATACTGACATTCCCCTCAAGCTTTACAGTGACTATGGTCAACAGTGGAGTGATGATATTTATGAGGATGTCATGACCTGTGTCAACATTGCCCAGTCCGCAGGCATGGAAACCCTAGTTCTAGACCAAACCCGCCCGGATATTGGCTTAAATGTAGTCAAAGTGATAGTACCAGGGATGCGCCATTTTTGGGCAAGATTCGCCCCCGGTCGGTTGTATGATGTCCCCGTTAACTTAGGCTTGTTGGCGGAACCCTTAAGGGAAGATCAACTTAATCCGATCCCGATGATTTTGTAG
- a CDS encoding four helix bundle protein: protein MSSKTPKLINNHEDLEVYQKAFKAAMRIFELSKLFPIEERYALTDQIRRSSRSVCANLAEAWRRRRYQGSFCARLNDAEAEAAETQVWLKFAVKCNYLDLDIARELSNQYNEILGSIVKMVNDSDKWLLKKP from the coding sequence ATGAGTTCAAAAACACCTAAATTGATCAATAATCATGAAGATTTAGAAGTGTATCAAAAGGCTTTTAAGGCTGCCATGAGGATATTTGAACTCTCTAAACTTTTCCCAATTGAAGAAAGATACGCTTTAACTGATCAAATCCGACGCTCTTCTCGTTCAGTATGTGCTAACCTAGCAGAGGCTTGGCGCAGAAGAAGATATCAAGGCTCTTTTTGTGCTAGGCTCAACGATGCAGAAGCAGAGGCAGCAGAAACTCAAGTGTGGTTGAAATTTGCAGTTAAATGCAATTATCTAGATCTTGATATTGCCAGAGAACTCTCAAATCAATATAACGAGATTTTAGGCAGTATAGTCAAAATGGTGAATGACTCAGACAAGTGGTTACTAAAAAAACCTTAA
- a CDS encoding DUF433 domain-containing protein — protein MATIPTISEHIEITPGVCGGKPRIAGHRIRVQDIVIWHETMGMSPDEILYHHPSITLSDVYAALAYYHDHKEEIRQDIEAGEAFVEAVQAQTPSLLQQKLQNRQ, from the coding sequence ATGGCAACTATTCCAACAATCTCAGAACATATTGAAATCACTCCGGGGGTTTGTGGCGGGAAACCTCGGATTGCCGGACACCGGATTCGAGTTCAAGATATTGTCATCTGGCACGAAACTATGGGAATGTCACCGGATGAAATTCTCTATCACCATCCTAGCATTACCCTGTCAGATGTCTATGCAGCACTGGCTTACTACCACGACCATAAAGAGGAAATCAGACAGGATATTGAGGCTGGGGAAGCCTTTGTAGAAGCGGTACAAGCTCAAACACCGTCTCTATTGCAGCAAAAACTTCAGAATCGGCAATGA
- a CDS encoding DUF5615 family PIN-like protein, protein MTKIRFHLDESVSNAISQGLRRRGIEVTTTSEVGLIGASDHEQLAFATSQQRVLVTHDDDFVVLHQTGITHSGIAYCSPNRRSIGEIIGTLTLIWEVLQPEEMQNHIEFM, encoded by the coding sequence ATGACCAAAATCCGATTTCATTTGGATGAAAGTGTTAGCAATGCCATCTCTCAAGGTTTGCGTCGTCGTGGAATTGAAGTAACGACAACCTCAGAAGTTGGACTGATTGGTGCCTCTGATCATGAACAGCTTGCTTTTGCAACATCGCAACAACGAGTTCTGGTGACTCACGATGACGACTTTGTTGTGCTTCATCAAACCGGAATAACTCATTCTGGAATTGCTTATTGCAGTCCTAATCGACGCTCAATAGGAGAAATCATAGGTACACTAACTTTGATTTGGGAAGTATTGCAGCCAGAGGAAATGCAAAATCATATTGAATTTATGTGA
- a CDS encoding alpha-amylase family glycosyl hydrolase — translation MSTPVEPCSPQTLAEANLQPRGNVYPSPITWRDQILYFLLPDRFSDGLEAERKQFDRSNPDQFKAKNKGDWMSQGKRFQGGTLKGIESKLDYLKQLGVTTLWIGPVWRQRIELDTYHGYGIQNFLEVDPRFGSRQDLRDLVDAAHEREMYVILDIIYNHSGNNFFYKDENDNPQASLPYRFEPPYPVHSWRSGTGKAIPQITTESDGVWPQEFQNMDWYTRAGHINEWGADPWEDKLHPDLEFRRGDFFDLKDINLAKPEVLAGIIKVYQYWIALSDCDGFRIDTVKHIPWQVSRSFCGAIREYAESIGKDNILLLGEVTDGAHMSRNYLEVFGRNLDAVLDIGEPTKRLAQMVKGLTPPREFFGQFEDHNILGSHRETGRYHVSILDDHDMVGRDRKHRFAANNSIPSKYQQIAHAVGVQLTTLGIPCIYYGTEQAFDGTENRHDPSVEAINEYGNISNSDRYIRESMFGGSFGAFETSGCHFFDPDHPTYLRISAIANLRNRPDLIGKTLRGGRQYLRETSYLGKPFAIPDAGELIAWSRILYNQEILVALNTHGTENRGAYVTIDASLHPHGSTLTLLYNSYLSNSQLRHPPQNQTVIVQHDQGRATVRIELPPSGMMILA, via the coding sequence GTGTCCACTCCAGTTGAACCATGCTCCCCCCAAACCCTCGCTGAGGCTAACCTGCAACCGAGGGGCAATGTTTATCCCAGTCCCATTACTTGGCGAGACCAGATTCTATACTTTCTGCTACCTGACCGATTCAGTGATGGGTTAGAAGCAGAACGGAAACAGTTTGACCGTAGTAACCCAGACCAATTTAAAGCCAAAAATAAAGGTGACTGGATGAGCCAGGGAAAACGGTTTCAAGGGGGTACCCTCAAGGGAATCGAAAGTAAATTGGACTACTTGAAACAATTAGGTGTCACTACCCTTTGGATTGGTCCAGTTTGGCGACAACGGATTGAACTAGACACCTATCACGGCTACGGGATTCAAAATTTCCTAGAGGTTGACCCCCGATTTGGCAGCCGTCAGGATTTACGGGATTTAGTGGATGCTGCCCATGAGCGGGAAATGTATGTGATCTTAGACATCATTTATAACCACAGTGGGAATAACTTTTTCTACAAAGACGAGAATGATAATCCTCAAGCTAGCCTTCCCTACCGTTTTGAACCACCTTATCCAGTTCATAGTTGGCGTTCTGGCACGGGTAAAGCAATTCCCCAAATCACTACAGAAAGTGATGGGGTATGGCCTCAAGAATTTCAAAACATGGATTGGTACACTCGTGCTGGTCATATTAACGAATGGGGTGCAGACCCTTGGGAAGACAAACTGCATCCAGATCTAGAATTTCGCCGAGGAGATTTCTTTGATTTAAAAGACATTAATCTCGCTAAACCGGAAGTCTTAGCAGGGATTATTAAAGTCTATCAATACTGGATTGCCCTAAGTGACTGCGACGGATTTCGCATTGATACCGTTAAGCATATTCCTTGGCAAGTTTCCCGTAGTTTTTGTGGTGCTATCCGGGAATATGCGGAATCGATTGGTAAGGATAACATCCTACTGTTGGGAGAAGTAACGGATGGGGCTCATATGTCCCGCAACTACCTGGAAGTATTTGGTCGCAATTTGGATGCTGTGCTTGATATTGGGGAACCCACAAAGCGATTAGCACAGATGGTAAAAGGATTAACACCGCCTAGGGAGTTTTTTGGTCAATTTGAGGATCATAATATCCTTGGTAGCCACCGGGAAACGGGACGGTATCATGTTTCGATCTTAGATGACCATGATATGGTTGGACGCGATCGCAAACATCGCTTTGCTGCTAATAACTCTATTCCTAGTAAATACCAGCAAATAGCCCATGCGGTAGGGGTGCAACTGACCACGTTGGGTATACCCTGTATCTATTACGGTACTGAACAAGCATTTGATGGCACAGAAAACCGCCATGACCCTAGTGTTGAAGCAATCAATGAGTATGGCAACATTTCCAATAGCGATCGCTATATTCGTGAATCGATGTTTGGGGGTAGCTTTGGGGCATTTGAAACCAGTGGCTGTCACTTCTTTGACCCAGACCATCCCACCTATCTCAGAATTTCTGCGATCGCAAACCTCCGGAATCGACCAGATCTGATTGGTAAAACCCTACGTGGCGGTCGTCAATACCTCCGAGAAACCTCCTATCTCGGCAAACCTTTTGCTATTCCTGATGCTGGAGAATTAATTGCTTGGTCAAGGATTCTCTACAATCAAGAAATTCTGGTTGCTTTAAACACCCATGGCACTGAAAACCGGGGTGCATACGTCACCATTGATGCCTCACTACACCCCCACGGCTCAACCCTTACTCTGCTCTACAACAGTTACTTGAGTAACTCTCAATTACGCCATCCACCCCAGAATCAAACCGTAATCGTTCAACATGACCAGGGTAGGGCAACGGTCAGGATTGAATTACCCCCTAGTGGCATGATGATTTTGGCCTAG